Proteins encoded in a region of the Zea mays cultivar B73 chromosome 2, Zm-B73-REFERENCE-NAM-5.0, whole genome shotgun sequence genome:
- the LOC103647947 gene encoding E3 ubiquitin-protein ligase WAV3, producing the protein MSAPPPAGEYQDDEPLQRSTVPAKAPTANGGLALSTQCEFPAIARSASRDRFAVLVHAKAPSDVARAPLDLVTVLDVSSSMKGQKLELLKQAMCFVIDQLGPTDRLSVVTFADDASRLTRLSRMSDSGKACAKMAVLSLGVLKNTNIGRGLRVGAQVLAGRREKNVVAGMILLSDGQDTSGFWPTVGPDGTKSYAALVPPSSAPIHTFGFGTNHDAAAMHAVAEATGGTFSFVGNEAAIQSSFARCVGGLLSVAVQEARVAVTCLHRGVWIQEVKSGAYVSHLGADGIAATIDVGELYEAEERRFLVLVYVPMVRSTEEVTRLVKARCTYREAATGLARHVAARAAVVQRPLELATLPAPSVDVERERVRLAATEGIAAARVAADGGQNAGAARILESRLKAVEQSAPGDPTCEAIKEELRDLSARVGDRAEYQKTGRACLLVGMSSHAQQRASGMDVEATSKASAYLTPKMEEMVDLSRETGSSGKQEQPVKQAKVEEEV; encoded by the coding sequence ATGTCGGCGCCACCGCCGGCTGGCGAGTACCAAGACGACGAGCCGCTGCAGCGTTCGACCGTACCGGCGAAGGCCCCCACAGCCAACGGCGGGCTGGCCCTGAGCACGCAGTGCGAGTTCCCGGCCATCGCGAGGAGCGCGTCCCGGGACAGATTCGCGGTGCTCGTGCACGCCAAGGCGCCGTCCGACGTGGCGCGCGCGCCGCTCGACCTCGTCACCGTGCTCGACGTCAGCTCCAGCATGAAGGGGCAGAAGCTGGAGCTCCTGAAGCAGGCCATGTGCTTCGTGATCGACCAGCTCGGTCCAACTGACCGCCTATCCGTCGTCACCTTCGCCGACGACGCCAGCCGCCTGACCCGCCTCAGTCGCATGTCGGACTCGGGGAAGGCCTGCGCGAAGATGGCCGTGTTGTCGCTTGGTGTCCTGAAGAATACCAACATCGGCCGCGGCCTCCGTGTGGGCGCTCAGGTGCTAGCCGGTCGCCGGGAGAAGAACGTCGTCGCCGGGATGATTCTTCTCTCGGACGGTCAAGACACCTCCGGCTTCTGGCCGACCGTCGGGCCCGACGGCACCAAGAGCTACGCAGCCCTTGTGCCGCCCTCGTCCGCGCCGATCCACACTTTCGGGTTCGGCACCAACCACGACGCCGCCGCGATGCACGCTGTCGCGGAGGCCACGGGCGGCACCTTCTCCTTCGTCGGCAACGAGGCGGCGATCCAGAGCTCGTTCGCGCGCTGCGTCGGCGGGCTCCTCTCGGTGGCCGTGCAGGAGGCGCGCGTCGCCGTCACGTGCCTGCACCGGGGCGTCTGGATCCAGGAGGTCAAGTCGGGCGCCTACGTCAGCCACTTGGGCGCCGACGGCATCGCTGCCACCATCGACGTCGGCGAGCTCTACGAAGCAGAGGAAAGGCGGTTCCTGGTGCTCGTGTACGTGCCGATGGTCCGGTCGACGGAGGAGGTCACCCGCCTCGTCAAGGCGAGGTGCACCTACCGAGAGGCCGCGACGGGCCTGGCGCGCCACGTCGCCGCGCGCGCAGCCGTGGTGCAGAGGCCGCTGGAGCTGGCGACGCTGCCCGCTCCGTCCGTGGACGTGGAGCGGGAGCGCGTCCGCCTCGCGGCGACCGAGGGCATCGCGGCCGCTCGGGTAGCCGCTGACGGCGGGCAGAACGCCGGCGCCGCACGGATCCTCGAGTCCCGGCTCAAGGCCGTGGAACAGTCGGCGCCGGGGGACCCCACGTGCGAGGCGATCAAGGAGGAGCTGCGCGACCTCAGCGCCCGCGTCGGCGACCGGGCGGAGTACCAGAAGACGGGGCGCGCGTGTCTGCTGGTCGGCATGAGCTCGCACGCGCAGCAGCGCGCCTCGGGGATGGACGTGGAGGCGACGAGCAAGGCTAGCGCGTACCTGACTCCCAAGATGGAGGAGATGGTGGATCTCTCGCGTGAGACTGGGAGCAGCGGGAAGCAGGAGCAGCCAGTCAAACAGGCCAAGGTAGAAGAAGAAGTGTAA